One Cydia amplana chromosome 18, ilCydAmpl1.1, whole genome shotgun sequence DNA segment encodes these proteins:
- the LOC134656619 gene encoding serine/arginine-rich splicing factor 4-like — MRKQRDRLSSRSRSRTRQRRVRRTRSRSERQHRGRSGRSQSERSQPNRCLRTPSRSERRRGKRTPSERSRREQLRSEQRREERTLTEQRRCELSQSRRSRRERSHSHRSQRKRSLSERRGSENKRDRASRSTTRRRSHANRKRYSSRSRSRASRMTNKYKSIDRSVTRSRSRVRCSRSTERSILKSRSTRRTASRRFNYSRSVLYSRGRSYSRCARNSNQGHHKRSECNMQNNRSSPMPQIEYTSRVPSPVPENNAHLGKIDTSLNESKEVAATGTGSMAAVSANEMEQCSSLTNNQLLETLNKTLQTMTTVASMSHSKGKFTNLNVVPEFDPNVKHQTIINWLNKVKECAEIYGWNSQQTAHYALPKLTGTAKRWYEGQPTVLHSWEIWEEKLKLAFPCNENYGHLINEMMNITAKFGDNLEEYFYEKLNALNRCPIANRNAVDCIVYGIEDRLIIWALKFQERVLGLALESQKPFQISLLLKMFTT, encoded by the exons ATGCGTAAGCAGCGTGATCGACTGTCTTCGCGCTCCCGGTCAAGGACCAGGCAAAGGcgcgtaagacggacacgttcGAGATCCGAGAGGCAACATCGCGGGCGGTCGGGGCGTTCGCAGTCCGAACGTTCACAGCCGAATCGATGCCTGAGGACGCCTTCGCGGTCGGAGCGACGCCGTGGCAAGCGGACACCGTCGGAGCGAAGCCGGCGCGAGCAGTTGCGGTCGGAGCAACGCCGTGAAGAAAGAACGCTGACGGAACAAAGGCGATGCGAGCTGTCGCAGTCACGTCGAAGTCGACGCGAGCGGTCGCACTCACATCGGAGTCAGCGCAAGCGGTCGCTGTCTGAGCGGCGCGGGAGCGAGAATAAGCGCGACAGAGCTTCCAGATCAACAACGCGGCGGCGTTCGCATGCAAACCGAAAAAGGTATTCAAGTCGGTCGAGAAGTCGTGCTTCACGTATGACAAACAAATATAAGAGTATTGACCGTAGTGTAACACGATCTAGATCGCGAGTACGATGTTCTCGATCGACTGAACGCTCAATATTGAAGTCACGCAGCACGAGACGTACTGCGTCACGTCGATTTAATTATTCAAGATCTGTTTTATATTCGCGTGGTAGAAGTTACTCTAGATGTGCACGTAATAGTAATCAAGGCCATCACAAGCGTTCTGAATGTAACATGCAAAATAATCGTTCATCTCCTATGCCTCAAATTGAATATACTTCACGGGTGCCAAGTCCTGTTCCAGAGAACAACGCACATTTAGGTAAAATTGATACAAGTTTAAATGAAAGTAAAGAGGTTGCAGCTACTGGAACGGGATCAATGGCAGCCGTGTCGGCTAATGAGATGGAGCAATGTTCTTCTTTGACAAACAACCAGTTATTAGAAACCCTTAATAAAACACTGCAAACTATGACAACTGTCGCATCTATGTCACATTCTAAAGGAAAATTTACTAATCTGAACGTTGTACCAGAGTTTGACCCAAATGTAAAGCACCAAACCATTATTAACTGGCTCAATAAAGTTAAAGAATGTGCAGAGATATACGGTTGGAATAGTCAACAAACTGCACATTACGCTCTCCCAAAACTTACTGGTACTGCAAAACGATGGTACGAAGGGCAACCAACGGTTTTACATTCATGGGAAATTTGGGAAGAGAAATTGAAATTAGCTTTTCCGTGTAATGAAAATTATGGACACTTAATAAATGAGATGATGAACATAACGGCTAAGTTTGGTGATAATTTAGAGGAATATTTTTATGAGAAATTAAATGCGCTTAATCGTTGTCCAATTGCAAATAGAAATGCCGTAGATTGTATTGTTTATGGTATAGAGGACAG gtTGATTATTTGGGCTTTGAAGTTTCAGGAGAGGGTATTAGGCCTGGCTCTAGAAAGTCAGAAGCCGTTTCAAATTTCCCTACTCCTAAAGATGTTCACAACGTAA
- the LOC134656620 gene encoding hemicentin-2-like, which yields MCAWRLLLLAALPALVGVGAGEVVEAGPAFLPTRRSLNVAPGEEAVLACRIARLGDKAVSWVRARDLQILAHDGAVFSADPRVAVGVRTERGVVTHTLRLARLRESDAGRYECQLNTDPKLSQIYNLTVTDRAWRSIEVEPLGATRVLAATGSTATLGCSARLRPAEAPDPPALRVVWYQDGQPLSPQGGVSLDTERAAGLVTSRLTLGALMPTHSGRYFCRVSADLEEDTDPFTEDTLQGEMVFTLVVTDSVGEMEAMQRDQSPAPSAAAILRSVPAVAVLAALLIALIICC from the exons ATGTGCGCGTGGAGGCTGCTGCTGCTGGCTGCGCTGCCGGCGCTCGTCG GTGTAGGCGCGGGCGAGGTGGTGGAAGCGGGACCTGCCTTCCTACCGACGAGAAGATCACTCAATGTGGCGCCTGGCGAAGAAGCGGTGCTGGCATGCCGCATCGCGCGCCTCGGAGACAAGGCG GTCTCATGGGTGCGGGCAAGGGATCTACAGATCCTCGCTCACGACGGCGCCGTGTTCTCAGCAGACCCACGGGTCGCGGTGGGCGTGCGGACGGAGCGTGGCGTCGTGACGCACACGCTGCGTCTTGCGCGCCTGAGAGAGTCTGATGCGGGCCGATACGAGTGCCAGCTGAATACGGATCCTAAGCTCAGTCAGATTTATAATCTCACTGTCACAG ACCGGGCATGGCGCAGCATTGAGGTAGAACCTCTAGGGGCAACTCGTGTCCTAGCAGCCACGGGGAGCACAGCCACTCTTGGCTGTTCAGCGCGTCTCCGACCAGCTGAGGCACCTGATCCGCCGGCATTGAGGGTTGTTTGGTACCAGGACGGACAACCGTTATCACCTCAG GGTGGAGTTTCGCTCGACACGGAGCGCGCGGCGGGCCTCGTGACGTCACGGCTCACGCTCGGCGCTCTCATGCCGACCCACAGTGGTCGGTACTTCTGCCGTGTCTCAGCGGACTTAGAAGAAGATACAGACCCCTTCACAGAAGACACCTTGCAGGGAGAGATGGTGTTTACGCTCGTTGTCACAGATA GTGTGGGTGAGATGGAAGCGATGCAACGCGATCAATCACCAGCGCCGTCCGCTGCAGCCATCCTTCGCTCTGTGCCAGCTGTTGCGGTTCTTGCTGCCTTATTGATCGCACTGATCATCTGCTGTTAA